The following coding sequences are from one Perognathus longimembris pacificus isolate PPM17 chromosome 13, ASM2315922v1, whole genome shotgun sequence window:
- the LOC125361963 gene encoding olfactory receptor 2D3-like: protein MGKENQTYLTEFILLGLSSDHQTQILLFVIFLIIYLLTLFGNLLIIFLIHVDSRLHTPMYFFLKNLSFSDLCFSTTIVPNMLFHFLVTRKSISFTGCSIQMFFFLIMGCTESSLLAVMSYDRYVAVCKPLHYSTIMTQGVCGLLATGAWASGVSVSLVDTTFTLSLPYRGPNVINHYFCEPPALLQLASEETYKAEMVIFAMGVIILLGPVSLILFSYWNIISTVMRMKSGEGRLKVFSTCSSHFVVVIFFYGSTIFTYMQPNAKKMNQGDKVISVFYSIITSMMNPFIYSLRNKDVKEALGKVLRQ, encoded by the coding sequence atgggcaAGGAAAACCAAACCTATCTGACTGAATTTATCTTGCTGGGCCTTTCTTCAGATCACCAAACTCAGATTCTACTGTTTGTGATATTTCTCATCATCTACTTGCTGACTCTGTTTGGAAATCTGCTTATCATATTCCTAATTCATGTTGACTCTCGACTTCACACGCCAATGTATTTCTTCCTTAAAAACCTGTCATTTAGTGACCTCTGCTTCTCTACAACCATTGTTCCCAACATGTTATTTCACTTTCTGGTGACGAGAAAGAGCATTTCATTTACTGGGTGCTcaattcaaatgttttttttccttataatggGATGTACAGAAAGTTCACTTCTAGCAGTGATGTCCTACGACCGCTATGTGGCTGTCTGCAAGCCCCTGCACTACTCCACCATCATGACTCAGGGGGTTTGTGGTCTGCTAGCCACAGGGGCCTGGGCTAGTGGGGTATCTGTATCTCTAGTGGATACCACATTCACTTTGAGTCTCCCATACCGAGGACCAAATGTAATTAATCATTATTtttgtgagcctccagcactctTGCAGCTGGCTTCAGAAGAAACCTACAAGGCTGAGATGGTCATCTTTGCAATGGGTGTGATAATCCTCCTGGGTCCTGTGTCTCTCATCTTGTTCTCCTACTGGAACATCATCTCCACTGTGATGCGAATGAagtcgggggaggggaggctcaaGGTCTTCTCTACCTGCAGTTCCCATTTCGTTGTTGTTATCTTCTTCTATGGCTCAACAATATTTACCTACATGCAGCCCAATGCAAAGAAAATGAATCAAGGTGACAAAGTGATCTCAGTGTTCTACTCCATCATAACGTCCATGATGAATCCATTCATTTACAGCCTAAGGAACAAGGATGTGAAGGAGGCATTGGGAAAAGTTCTGAGACAATAG